The segment GTGCAAGGATCATGAACTTCCCAGGTATATTGCTCGTTCCACTTAGGTGCAAGCGCGTTTAAAAGAGTCCTCGTTCTCACCCATTTGTTCCCATATTTAGCCACACAGTAGGGATCAGTCATCCTCCCATCTTTAGCTTTCATAGGCATCAAGTTCCTAGCACTGAGAATCCCAAGCTCAAGAAGCCCAATGCTCGGCTTCCTCAAATGCTTTGAAGACGGTTGAAGATCGCTGCTGAAATGCGTGGACTCATCAAGAACATGGTACCCAGCTTCAATACAAAGCCTAAGCAGAATCTTACTAGAGaacttctctttcttcttctcagtCTCTTCCTCCATAGACATCGAATGTCTCTGAAGATTAAACCACCGTGGATCAGGCATCTTCCCAGTCTCTTGCCTCACCGGAACATCCCTCACAGGTATAAACAACCTCCCCAGTATCTCATCTTTCCCAGGACCAATCCTATCATCAACCGACACAATCACCATATCCTCAAACGGCTCAGACACAACAAACATAAGCTCCTCGCCCCACTGAGGACTCATTGTCCGCATCTGAGGCGTCCTCGTCGCTCTCATCTGATTCCCCGCCTGAATCTTAACTATCGCATCAGGTACTCTTCCTTTATCAGACGGCACAAGATCTTGAGCCTCCATCACATGAATCCTTAGGTAATACAGCTTCGGCGAGAAGTAAACTTTGGACCGAGTGTTGGAGAGGTTCGAATGGCTCACGCGGTGAGCATCCGAGTGCCAAGCGTCAGGGAACGACTCATCAGCTTGAGTTCCCATCCAGACAGCAAGCATGACCTCTCCTCTGTTCGTCTTCATCCCTTTCTTGTCCTCAAGCCTGTACCACTGTGGAGCCAGAGGACTATCCGGAGGCACCCTGAGAGGAACTTCAGTGAGATCGATCAACACCCTTCCGACAAAATCATCTTTGGTGATGAGATCTTTGTCTTTAACAGTGACTTCAAGAAGATTCGACTGCAACCTCTCTTTAGAGAAGGCGAAGATCTGCTTCCAGATCGGATTCTGATTCTTCTCCAAATGCTTCGTCAGGCCTTTGTAGTTACCAAGCTTCACTTCCACGTAAGGATCTAAGCTACCGGAGACGTCCATCACAGGGAGATCTCGAGCCTTCACGACGCTGACGTAGAGGTAATGCATCTGCTCCACGAGGTCGTAGGTGCTCGAGGTCTTGTCTCCGCTGCTCCGGTAATAGTAAGACTGTCTCCTCCGTGCTGCTAACGGAGGACTGGTTTCGATGAGCTGAAACTCAGGATTCTGCCTCGGCGGCAGCGGCATCTGCATCACCGCGCCAGGCGGTGGTCCCGGAGCTCTCATGAAATCTGACCTAAACTCCGGTTGGTTAGGAGGAAGGTGAGAAGGTGGCTTTGCTTCAAACGATTGCTGAGCTCCTATCGAGTGGAAAGTTCTTGTttctttctccttcttctttggctTCATCGTCTCCACGTAAACCTCTTCGAATGAgttttggtttgggttttgGTTATGATTATGAAACTCCTGAGGTTCGAATTGCTTCTCCTCCTTGGTCTCCTTCACGGCGAACTCCTCAACCGGCGGAGGAATGAAATCTGAGCCGTCGACAGGAGCGGCGTAGATTCTAAGAGCGATGTCGCCTTTGATGTGAGAGAACAAACCTCGTTTGTCTAGAGGATACCTCTGCACGTCGGCTTCAGATTCCGACAACGGAACAACGGCGCCGGAGATTTTTACGCGGCCGAGGAACTTTCCCGGCTGGTTATCACGGCGGTCGTCGTAGACGGTGACGTCGATAGTCTTGTTGGTCAGACGCCTGAAGTCACCGACGTTGAAAACGAGCTTCTCGTTCCACTGAGGGTTTAGATCTTTGAACCGCGTTTGCGTTCTCTGCCGCTGGTCGTCGAATTCAACCTCCACGAATGGACTCGCTGAGCCTTGCCCGTCTTTGGGCATCAAGTCGCTCGCGTCCACGATTTCAACGACTAGTTTGCTCATATCggaattgttttttttggagTTTCTTGAAGTCGGTGAATAGAGACAAAACGTCCGGCAAAGAAAGACTCGGTTGTAGAAGTGATTTGAATTGAAAGGAAGAGTTAtgaggagagaagaggagagatGAAACAACTTATCatctttgatttttaatttttatttttgtgtttcgGAGAGTGTGTAAATaatacacaaaacaaaacaagagaTGATGTGTTAAAGAGGAGTAAAACTCGGGGCATTCGGACAGAAGTCAAGAGGAAGACGTCATTTAGTCATTTTTCGATTCCTCCCAAATTTAACTATTTTATTGTATTATActcttttttatatatgaaaaaatcatTTGTAGAAATAGATAGAGACTCTAGCAATGAAATCATTTGTTTTGAATATTCAAATGAAAAAGTGTTGAATATTCTTGATTATTACTCCAACATATGAATCATTTGGTTTTATATCTTTCGAAT is part of the Brassica rapa cultivar Chiifu-401-42 chromosome A09, CAAS_Brap_v3.01, whole genome shotgun sequence genome and harbors:
- the LOC103840845 gene encoding FT-interacting protein 7, whose protein sequence is MSKLVVEIVDASDLMPKDGQGSASPFVEVEFDDQRQRTQTRFKDLNPQWNEKLVFNVGDFRRLTNKTIDVTVYDDRRDNQPGKFLGRVKISGAVVPLSESEADVQRYPLDKRGLFSHIKGDIALRIYAAPVDGSDFIPPPVEEFAVKETKEEKQFEPQEFHNHNQNPNQNSFEEVYVETMKPKKKEKETRTFHSIGAQQSFEAKPPSHLPPNQPEFRSDFMRAPGPPPGAVMQMPLPPRQNPEFQLIETSPPLAARRRQSYYYRSSGDKTSSTYDLVEQMHYLYVSVVKARDLPVMDVSGSLDPYVEVKLGNYKGLTKHLEKNQNPIWKQIFAFSKERLQSNLLEVTVKDKDLITKDDFVGRVLIDLTEVPLRVPPDSPLAPQWYRLEDKKGMKTNRGEVMLAVWMGTQADESFPDAWHSDAHRVSHSNLSNTRSKVYFSPKLYYLRIHVMEAQDLVPSDKGRVPDAIVKIQAGNQMRATRTPQMRTMSPQWGEELMFVVSEPFEDMVIVSVDDRIGPGKDEILGRLFIPVRDVPVRQETGKMPDPRWFNLQRHSMSMEEETEKKKEKFSSKILLRLCIEAGYHVLDESTHFSSDLQPSSKHLRKPSIGLLELGILSARNLMPMKAKDGRMTDPYCVAKYGNKWVRTRTLLNALAPKWNEQYTWEVHDPCTVITIGVFDNGQTNDGGDSKDQRIGKVRVRLSTLETDRVYTHYYPLLVLTPGGLKKNGELQLALRYTCISFVNMMAQYGRPLLPKMHYVQPIPVRHIDLLRHQAMQIVATRLSRSEPPLRREVVEYMLDVDYHMFSLRRSKANFSRIMSLLSSVTLVCKWFNDICTWRNPITTCLVHVLFLILVCYPELILPTIFLYLFVIGMWNYRYRPRHPPHMDARVSQADNAHPDELDEEFDTFPTSRPADIVRMRYDRLRSVGGRVQTVVGDLATQGERIQALLSWRDPRATALFIVFSLIWAVFIYITPFQVIAILLGLFMLRHPRFRSRMPSVPANFFKRLPAKSDMLL